A stretch of Saccharomyces eubayanus strain FM1318 chromosome III, whole genome shotgun sequence DNA encodes these proteins:
- the CDC50 gene encoding aminophospholipid translocase regulatory protein CDC50, producing the protein MVSLIKGAKIPLTKERPTSKKPPNTAFRQQRLKAWQPILTPQSVLPLLILVACIFTPIGIGLIVSATKVQDLTINYSHCDTKASINAFTDVPKKYTKYHFKNKVESKPQWKLAEDESGEKTCELQFEVPNDIKKPIFIYYKLTNFYQNHRRYVQSFDTKQILGESIKLDDLDTNCSPLRSIDKKIVYPCGLIANSMFNDTFSQKLSGVNNTGDFGLTNKDISWSIDRHRFKTTKYNASDIVPPPNWMKKYPDGYTDDNIPDIHTWEEFQVWMRTAAFPKFYKLALKNESTTLPNGTYQMNIELNYPISLFGGSKSFVLTTNGAIGGRNMSLGVLYLIVAGLCAIFGIVFLVKLIFQPRTMGDHAYLNFDEEENENYENTHEENSTLREII; encoded by the coding sequence ATGGTATCATTAATTAAAGGAGCTAAGATTCCGCTGACAAAGGAGAGACCAACGTCCAAAAAACCTCCAAACACAGCATTTAGGCAGCAAAGACTTAAGGCATGGCAACCGATACTGACTCCTCAGAGTGTGCTCCCACTATTGATCCTTGTTGCTTGTATCTTTACTCCTATTGGTATTGGGTTAATTGTGAGCGCTACTAAGGTACAAGATTTGACAATTAACTATAGTCACTGTGATACAAAAGCTTCTATAAATGCGTTTACTGATGTACCAAAGAAATACACTAAATaccatttcaaaaataaagttGAAAGTAAACCGCAATGGAAATTAGCTGAAGACGAGAGCGGCGAAAAGACATGCGAGCTTCAATTTGAGGTTCCGAACGATATTAAGAAGCCTATTTTCATATATTACAAGTTAAccaatttttatcaaaacCATCGTAGGTATGTTCAATCATTTGATACTAAACAGATATTAGGGGAGTCTATTAAGCTAGATGATTTGGACACGAATTGTAGTCCCTTAAGGAGTATTGACAAAAAGATAGTATATCCATGCGGGTTGATTGCAAACTCCATGTTCAATGACACATTCTCTCAAAAACTAAGTGGAGTGAACAATACCGGAGATTTTGGTTTGACCAATAAGGATATATCATGGAGCATAGATCGCCACCGGTTCAAGACTACCAAATACAATGCTAGCGATATTGTTCCACCACCAAACTGGATGAAGAAGTATCCCGACGGGTATACTGATGACAATATTCCGGATATCCACACTTGGGAAGAATTTCAAGTATGGATGAGGACTGCAGCTTTCCCAAAATTCTACAAGTTGGCATTGAAGAACGAATCTACTACCTTGCCGAATGGTACATACCAAATGAACATCGAACTGAATTATCCTATTTCATTGTTTGGCGGAAGTAAGTCGTTTGTTTTGACTACAAACGGTGCTATTGGTGGCAGAAACATGTCACTCGGAGTGCTGTATTTGATTGTTGCAGGTCTTTGCGCTATATTTGGTATCGTATTTTTGGTTAAATTAATTTTCCAACCGAGAACGATGGGTGATCATGCATATTTAAATttcgatgaagaagaaaatgaaaattacGAAA